In Pseudochaenichthys georgianus unplaced genomic scaffold, fPseGeo1.2 scaffold_1943_arrow_ctg1, whole genome shotgun sequence, a genomic segment contains:
- the LOC117441726 gene encoding intercellular adhesion molecule 2-like, with protein sequence MFFCYIFVVVSLINFLPDFHVSSCDYNCADKPQFIPSRLVVQFGKPASAHCSVCQPGCNVTIFDIEIPIGNKTTNGTEITWTVNEMTEWSISPMCYYHNDTTNVQCCSDLPITVYKPPENVFFSVHPGVPMSEGQQFTLQCEVQKVAPVGNLRVTFYRGQTALGLTQSSINTDEKPVSEVFTLNITSTKEDDGVQFWCEAKLELGADGPQPPPVVGSEKLTAAVLCESDQII encoded by the exons atGTTTTTCTGTTACATATTTGTGGTGGTTTCTTTGATTAACTTTCTGCCAGACTTCCACGTTTCCAGTTGTG ATTACAACTGTGCAGATAAACCTCAGTTCATTCCATCCAGACTGGTGGTGCAGTTTGGGAAGCCGGCCTCCGCCCACTGCTCCGTGTGTCAGCCTGGATGCAATGTCACTATATTTGATATTGAAATTCCTATTGGAAACAAGACAACAAATGGAACTGAGATTACATGGACGGTCAACGAAATGACTGAGTGGAGCATTTCTCCAATGTGCTATTATCACAATGACACTACTAATGTGCAGTGTTGCAGCGACCTGCCTATAACTGTCTACA AGCCTCCAGAGAATGTTTTCTTCAGCGTTCACCCTGGTGTGCCGATGTCTGAGGGTCAGCAGTTCACTCTGCAGTGTGAAGTACAGAAGGTTGCTCCTGTGGGAAACCTCAGAGTGACTTTCTACAGAGGACAGACGGCACTGGGTCTCACGCAGAGCAGCATCAACACAGATGAGAAACCAGTGAGCGAGGTCTTCACTTTGAACATCACCTCCACTAAAGAAGATGATGGCGTCCAGTTCTGGTGTGAAGCCAAGCTGGAGCTGGGAGCTGACGGACCACAGCCTCCTCCAGTGGTGGGGTCAGAGAAACTCACTGCTGCTGTCCTCTGTGAGTCTGACCAGATCATTTAA